One window of Lepus europaeus isolate LE1 unplaced genomic scaffold, mLepTim1.pri SCAFFOLD_47, whole genome shotgun sequence genomic DNA carries:
- the LOC133755429 gene encoding jun dimerization protein 2-like — protein sequence MMHGQIPDPFMTTGSLPGQDPLTGRPGSALIVKELKCIGTIIVPLLEIKLGTPDAAVNLDKRPQPVESELDKQEERRKRRFEQNKAVWARRKERTEVLQREFERLEFRNAVLKMQVRELEQERQQLILVLNRRRPTCIVRTDSVPAPGI from the exons ATGATGCATGGGCAGATTCCCGACCCTTTTATGACCACGGGCTCTCTGCCAGGGCAAGACCCCCTGACCGGACGGCCCGGCTCGGCTCTGATCGTGAAGGAGCTGAAATGCATTGGGACCATAATCGTGCCCTTGCTGGAGATAAAGCTTGGCACGCCTGACGCAGCC GTGAACCTGGACAAGAGGCCCCAACCTGTAGAAAGTGAGCTCGACAAACAGGAGGAGCGGAGGAAAAGGCGCTTTGAACAGAACAAGGCGGTGTGGGCCCGGAGGAAGGAGCGCACGGAGGTACTGCAGCGGGAGTTTGAGCGGCTGGAGTTCAGAAACGCGGTACTAAAGATGCaggtcagggagctggagcaggagcggcaGCAGCTGATTCTCGTACTGAACCGGCGCCGCCCCACTTGCATTGTCCGCACCGACAGCGTCCCTGCCCCTGGGATCTAA